In Buchnera aphidicola (Ceratoglyphina bambusae), a single window of DNA contains:
- the epmA gene encoding elongation factor P--(R)-beta-lysine ligase encodes MKKLIKWSSTSNVKDLVLRSKIIFKIRKFFHNMGIIEVDTPVLSRHAVTDFNTNCFKTNFFDIKNNKKINLWMIPSPEYHMKRLLASGIGSIYQICHSFRNGEHGLYHNPEFTILEWYMINFNMFDLMKKLNIFLCKILNVKDYNFISYRDLFIKILKIDPIKSKKHMLIKKIIELKHFHLVKNLKILSKKILLEILFVIGIENKLKRHKLTFVYHFPSDQALLSSINKKDNRLSDRFEVFFKGIEIANGFHELRDRKIQENRFKQDNNLRSRIGIKKIKLDSFFLNALSSGIPKCSGVAIGIDRLIMLKLNKNNISKVISFSIDNC; translated from the coding sequence ATGAAAAAATTAATTAAATGGAGTTCTACAAGTAATGTTAAAGATCTTGTATTAAGATCTAAAATAATTTTTAAAATTAGAAAATTTTTTCACAATATGGGTATAATAGAAGTAGATACTCCAGTTTTGTCTAGACACGCTGTTACTGATTTTAATACAAATTGTTTTAAAACTAATTTTTTTGATATTAAAAATAATAAAAAAATAAATTTATGGATGATTCCAAGCCCTGAGTATCATATGAAAAGATTATTAGCTTCAGGAATTGGTTCTATATATCAAATATGTCATAGTTTTAGAAATGGAGAGCATGGTTTATATCATAACCCTGAATTTACTATTTTAGAATGGTATATGATAAATTTTAATATGTTTGATTTGATGAAAAAACTAAATATTTTTTTATGTAAAATATTAAATGTTAAAGATTATAATTTTATATCTTATAGAGATCTTTTTATAAAAATATTGAAAATTGATCCAATAAAGTCTAAAAAACATATGTTAATAAAAAAAATAATTGAACTGAAGCATTTTCATTTAGTAAAAAATTTAAAAATTTTATCTAAAAAAATATTATTAGAAATATTATTTGTAATAGGTATAGAAAATAAATTGAAAAGACATAAATTAACATTTGTTTATCATTTTCCATCAGATCAAGCTTTATTATCTTCTATAAATAAAAAAGATAATAGATTATCAGATAGATTTGAAGTATTTTTTAAAGGAATAGAAATAGCTAATGGATTTCATGAATTAAGAGACAGAAAAATACAAGAAAATAGATTTAAACAAGACAATAATTTAAGATCAAGAATTGGAATTAAAAAAATAAAATTAGATAGTTTTTTTTTGAATGCTTTATCTAGTGGAATTCCAAAATGTTCAGGTGTAGCTATAGGAATAGATAGATTAATAATGTTAAAATTAAATAAAAACAATATTTCTAAAGTAATCTCTTTTTCTATAGACAATTGTTAG
- the hslV gene encoding ATP-dependent protease subunit HslV — protein MTTILSVRFNKKVVIGGDGQATLGNTIIKSNVKKVRNLYNKKVIAGFAGGTADAFTLFDLFEKKLAMHQGQLQRSAIELAKDWRTDKILRKLEALLAVADKNTSLIITGNGDVIKPENDLIAIGSGGSYAKASAQALLKYSKLNAKDIVKESLVIASNICIYTNQTFTIKELSSEK, from the coding sequence ATGACAACTATATTGAGTGTGCGTTTTAATAAAAAAGTAGTTATAGGTGGTGACGGACAAGCAACATTAGGAAATACAATAATAAAAAGCAACGTAAAAAAAGTTAGAAACTTATATAATAAAAAAGTTATAGCTGGATTTGCTGGAGGAACTGCAGATGCATTTACATTATTTGATTTATTTGAAAAAAAACTAGCAATGCATCAAGGTCAACTACAAAGATCAGCTATAGAACTGGCAAAAGACTGGCGTACAGATAAAATATTAAGAAAATTAGAGGCTTTATTAGCTGTAGCAGATAAAAACACATCTTTGATAATAACAGGTAATGGAGATGTAATTAAACCTGAAAATGATCTTATTGCTATAGGATCAGGAGGATCATATGCAAAAGCATCAGCCCAAGCTTTATTAAAATATTCAAAATTAAATGCTAAAGATATAGTAAAAGAATCCTTAGTGATAGCTTCTAATATATGTATATATACAAATCAAACATTTACTATTAAAGAATTATCTTCAGAAAAATAA
- the pgi gene encoding glucose-6-phosphate isomerase, with protein sequence MKSMIYKNYKYYKKLLNNFKYMKNVHMKDLFLNSKNRFKKFSINFKDYLLLDYSKNIVDNNTMYNLFKFAEEINIYDEILKMFSGEKINETENNSVLHIALRNLRNIPIFVDKKNVMHEINLCLKKMKKFSNNVINGAWRGCTNKKIKNIINIGIGGSELGPKMVNYALKDYKNHLNIYYLSNVDNNNLIDILNNIDIESSLFLIVSKTFSTSETIVNSNSIKKYFLKKFNNKDFIANHFCAISNNTNASIKFGIRKENIFKIFDWIGGRYSVWSSVGLSVMLSIGYKNFKKFLAGANKMDVHFCNKSYNKNIPIILALLSFWYIFFFNTSTEAVLTYNNRLSKFYNYLQQLNMESNGKNIDKNGKRVSYNTCPIIWGGTGTNCQHSFFQLLHQGTRLIPCDFIAFVNNFSNLFYNHNLHLLSNFFAQTQALSFGDSVLSKNLKNDFFNIRKKDNYLFHKKFFGNIPSNSILFKKLDPYSLGLLLSLYEHKTFVQGVIFNIFSFDQWGVELGKTLSNNIYNMLKKNNDINYKYDSSTNGLINFYKKWKYK encoded by the coding sequence ATAAAATCTATGATATACAAAAATTATAAGTATTATAAAAAGTTATTAAATAATTTTAAATATATGAAAAATGTTCATATGAAAGATTTATTTTTAAATAGTAAAAATAGATTTAAAAAATTTTCTATAAATTTTAAAGATTATTTATTGTTAGATTATTCCAAGAATATAGTTGATAATAATACTATGTATAATTTGTTTAAATTTGCAGAAGAAATAAATATATATGATGAAATTTTAAAAATGTTTTCAGGTGAAAAAATAAATGAAACTGAAAATAATTCTGTTTTACATATTGCATTAAGAAATTTAAGAAATATTCCAATATTTGTAGATAAAAAAAATGTTATGCATGAAATTAATTTATGTTTAAAAAAAATGAAAAAATTCTCTAATAACGTTATTAATGGAGCGTGGAGAGGTTGCACTAACAAAAAAATTAAAAACATAATAAATATAGGAATAGGTGGATCAGAATTGGGCCCTAAAATGGTTAATTATGCACTAAAAGATTATAAAAATCATTTAAACATATATTATTTATCTAATGTAGACAATAACAATTTAATCGATATATTGAATAATATAGATATAGAATCTTCATTATTTTTAATTGTTTCTAAGACTTTTTCTACTTCAGAAACTATAGTAAATTCTAATAGTATAAAAAAATATTTTTTGAAAAAATTTAATAACAAAGATTTTATTGCAAACCATTTTTGCGCAATATCAAACAATACAAATGCATCTATAAAATTTGGTATAAGAAAAGAAAACATTTTTAAAATTTTTGATTGGATTGGAGGAAGATATTCTGTTTGGTCTTCTGTTGGATTGTCTGTGATGCTTTCAATAGGATATAAAAATTTTAAAAAATTTCTAGCTGGAGCTAACAAAATGGATGTTCATTTTTGTAATAAATCTTATAATAAAAATATTCCTATAATATTAGCATTATTAAGTTTTTGGTATATATTTTTTTTTAATACTAGCACTGAAGCAGTATTAACTTATAATAACAGATTAAGCAAATTTTATAATTATTTGCAACAACTTAATATGGAGTCTAATGGAAAAAATATAGATAAAAATGGAAAAAGAGTTTCATATAATACTTGTCCTATTATATGGGGTGGAACTGGAACAAATTGTCAACATTCTTTTTTTCAACTACTTCATCAAGGAACTAGATTAATTCCTTGTGACTTCATTGCATTTGTAAATAATTTTAGCAATTTGTTTTATAATCACAATTTACATTTATTATCTAATTTTTTTGCGCAAACACAAGCTTTGTCTTTTGGAGATAGTGTATTATCTAAAAATTTGAAAAATGATTTTTTTAATATAAGAAAAAAAGATAACTATTTATTTCATAAAAAATTTTTTGGTAACATACCTTCTAATTCTATATTATTCAAAAAATTAGATCCTTATAGTTTAGGATTATTGTTATCATTGTATGAACATAAAACTTTTGTTCAAGGAGTTATTTTTAACATATTTAGTTTTGATCAATGGGGTGTTGAATTAGGTAAAACACTTTCTAACAATATATATAATATGTTAAAAAAAAATAATGATATAAATTATAAATATGATAGTTCAACTAATGGTTTAATAAATTTTTATAAAAAGTGGAAATATAAATAA
- the orn gene encoding oligoribonuclease, which produces MNMKKNNLIWIDLEMTGLNPNNNFILEIAVVITDKNLNIKSKGISIPIHHKTTIINKMNTWNKRTHKKNGLIKKVKNSIYNEKMAEQKIIKFIKTFTKKKHSPMCGNSNFLDKIFLKKFMPTLLNYFHYRSIDVSTIKELSKRWNNKIYKKIKKKNNHSALKDIYESIKELIYYKKKFFNIEEE; this is translated from the coding sequence ATAAATATGAAAAAAAATAATTTAATATGGATAGATTTAGAAATGACTGGACTAAATCCAAATAATAATTTTATTTTAGAAATAGCTGTAGTAATAACAGATAAAAATTTAAATATAAAATCTAAAGGAATTTCTATACCAATACATCATAAAACTACAATAATAAATAAAATGAATACTTGGAATAAAAGAACACATAAAAAAAATGGATTAATTAAAAAAGTCAAAAATAGTATATATAATGAAAAAATGGCAGAACAAAAAATAATAAAATTTATAAAAACTTTTACTAAAAAAAAACATTCACCTATGTGTGGAAATTCAAACTTTTTAGATAAAATTTTTTTAAAAAAATTTATGCCTACATTATTAAATTATTTTCATTATAGATCTATAGATGTAAGCACCATAAAAGAATTATCTAAGAGATGGAACAATAAAATATATAAAAAAATAAAAAAAAAAAATAATCATTCTGCTTTAAAAGATATATATGAATCTATAAAAGAGCTTATATACTATAAAAAAAAATTTTTTAATATTGAAGAAGAATAA
- the hslU gene encoding HslU--HslV peptidase ATPase subunit: MSEMTPKDVVNELNKFIIGQKKAKKAVAIALRNRWRRMQLNKELRHEITPKNILMIGPTGVGKTEIARRLAKLANSPFIKIEATKFTEVGYVGKEVDSIIRDLTDSAMKIVRVQIIEKNKKKVREIAEEKILSILVPTVQNNWGIQDINQRPLATIQSFRKKLREGKLDDKEIEINVSVTPLGVEIMAPPGMEDLTNQLQSIFQNLGSNKKRVRKLKIKEAMKLLIEEEASKIINPEEIKKKAINSVEQKGIVFIDEIDKICRRSGINSGPDISREGVQRDLLPLIEGCTVSTKYGTVKTDHILFIASGSFQISTPSDLIPELQGRLPIRVELKPLTIEDFERILTEPSSSITIQYQALMKTEGIKIHFTKSGIRCIAKAAWKVNESMENIGARRLHTVLEKLMEDISFNANDSEKTTIKIDKKYVEKHLDKFISNEDLSKFVL, translated from the coding sequence ATGTCTGAAATGACTCCAAAAGATGTTGTAAATGAATTAAACAAATTTATAATAGGACAAAAAAAAGCAAAAAAAGCAGTAGCTATAGCATTAAGAAATAGATGGAGAAGAATGCAATTAAATAAAGAATTAAGACACGAAATAACTCCTAAAAATATACTAATGATAGGACCTACTGGAGTTGGTAAAACAGAAATAGCTAGAAGATTAGCTAAATTAGCAAATTCTCCATTTATAAAAATAGAGGCTACTAAATTTACTGAAGTTGGATATGTAGGAAAAGAAGTAGACTCTATAATACGAGACTTAACAGATTCTGCAATGAAAATAGTAAGAGTTCAAATAATTGAAAAAAATAAAAAAAAAGTTAGAGAAATAGCAGAAGAAAAAATATTATCCATATTAGTGCCTACAGTACAAAATAATTGGGGTATACAAGATATAAATCAAAGACCATTAGCTACTATACAATCATTTAGAAAAAAATTAAGAGAAGGAAAATTAGATGATAAAGAAATAGAAATAAATGTTTCTGTAACTCCATTAGGAGTAGAAATAATGGCCCCTCCTGGTATGGAAGATCTTACAAATCAACTTCAATCTATATTTCAAAATTTAGGAAGTAACAAAAAAAGAGTAAGAAAACTAAAAATAAAGGAAGCAATGAAATTGCTTATAGAAGAAGAAGCATCTAAAATAATAAATCCAGAAGAAATTAAAAAAAAAGCAATAAACTCTGTAGAGCAAAAAGGTATAGTATTTATTGATGAAATAGACAAAATATGTAGAAGAAGTGGAATAAATTCAGGACCTGACATATCTAGAGAAGGAGTACAAAGAGATTTATTGCCACTAATCGAAGGATGTACAGTTTCTACAAAATATGGAACTGTAAAAACAGATCACATATTATTTATTGCATCAGGTTCTTTTCAAATTTCTACTCCATCAGATTTAATACCAGAACTGCAAGGAAGATTGCCTATAAGAGTAGAATTAAAACCATTAACTATAGAAGATTTTGAAAGAATTTTAACAGAACCTAGTTCTTCTATTACAATACAATATCAAGCTCTTATGAAAACAGAAGGTATAAAAATACACTTTACAAAAAGTGGAATAAGATGTATAGCTAAAGCTGCATGGAAAGTAAACGAATCTATGGAAAACATTGGGGCTAGAAGATTACATACAGTTTTAGAAAAACTTATGGAAGATATTTCATTTAATGCAAATGATAGTGAAAAAACTACTATAAAAATAGATAAAAAATATGTAGAAAAACATTTAGATAAATTTATATCTAACGAGGATTTAAGTAAATTTGTTTTATAA
- a CDS encoding ferredoxin--NADP reductase, translating into MTTWIKAKVIKIKKWNFPLFSITLHANILPFIAGQFAKIGVIHNGKKIQRAYSYVNSPKEKNLEFYITYVKNGLITKMLYKLNVNDEIMISKESFGFFTLKEIPKRKNLLMISTGTAIGPYLSILQDGSDTKKFKKIILIHAVRYKNQFNYKNIIKKIKKKYKNKFKFQRITSRKIYKKCLFGRITTLLNNDKIEKSIGIKINSKNFHVMLCGNPNMLKDTYKILKNKYNLEKHLRKKPGNITMENYW; encoded by the coding sequence ATGACAACTTGGATAAAAGCTAAAGTTATAAAAATCAAAAAATGGAATTTCCCATTATTTAGTATAACATTACATGCAAATATATTACCTTTCATCGCTGGGCAATTTGCAAAAATAGGAGTAATTCACAATGGTAAAAAAATACAAAGAGCATATTCTTATGTAAATTCACCAAAAGAAAAAAATCTAGAATTTTATATAACATACGTAAAAAATGGATTAATTACTAAAATGTTATATAAATTAAATGTAAATGATGAAATAATGATAAGTAAAGAATCTTTTGGTTTTTTTACATTAAAAGAAATACCTAAAAGAAAAAATTTATTAATGATATCTACTGGTACAGCAATAGGTCCATATTTGTCAATTTTACAAGATGGATCTGATACAAAAAAATTTAAAAAGATTATATTAATACATGCAGTAAGATATAAAAATCAATTCAATTATAAAAATATAATTAAAAAAATAAAAAAAAAATATAAAAATAAATTTAAATTTCAAAGAATAACTAGTAGAAAAATATATAAAAAATGCTTGTTTGGAAGAATAACAACTTTATTAAATAATGATAAAATAGAAAAATCTATTGGAATAAAAATAAATTCTAAAAATTTTCATGTGATGTTATGCGGTAATCCAAATATGTTAAAAGATACATATAAAATATTAAAAAATAAATATAATCTTGAAAAACATTTAAGAAAAAAACCAGGAAATATAACTATGGAAAATTATTGGTAA
- the rpmE gene encoding 50S ribosomal protein L31, giving the protein MKKNIHPNYKKISVICSCGDKMEIFSTINKKHIHLDICGSCHPFFTGKQRIVDTSGRIERFNKRFKNF; this is encoded by the coding sequence ATGAAAAAAAATATACATCCAAATTATAAAAAAATAAGTGTAATTTGTTCATGTGGAGATAAAATGGAAATTTTTTCTACTATAAACAAAAAACATATTCATTTAGATATATGCGGTTCTTGTCATCCATTTTTTACTGGAAAACAAAGAATTGTTGATACTAGTGGCAGAATTGAAAGATTTAATAAGAGATTTAAAAATTTTTAA
- the rpsF gene encoding 30S ribosomal protein S6 produces the protein MVLLNMKNYEIVLIFHPGNSNLVSKILEKYVSFIKEQGGLIHRIEDWGRKHLSYPIKKVHKGHYILMNIEVLIDTINNLEKKIRFDENILRNLIISVNKIFKSKSPMALLQDLDKKSLEKK, from the coding sequence ATGGTGTTACTAAATATGAAGAATTATGAAATAGTTTTGATATTTCACCCTGGAAATAGTAATTTGGTTTCGAAAATTTTAGAAAAATATGTTTCATTTATAAAAGAACAAGGAGGTTTAATACATAGAATAGAAGATTGGGGTAGAAAACATTTATCTTACCCTATTAAAAAAGTTCATAAAGGTCATTATATATTAATGAATATAGAAGTTTTAATAGATACTATAAATAATTTAGAGAAAAAGATTAGATTTGATGAAAATATTTTAAGAAATTTAATAATTTCTGTAAATAAAATATTTAAGTCTAAATCTCCAATGGCTTTGTTGCAAGATTTAGATAAAAAATCTTTAGAAAAAAAATAA
- the miaA gene encoding tRNA (adenosine(37)-N6)-dimethylallyltransferase MiaA, which produces MHKNYPIVVFLMGLTSCGKTSLAMNMQDKINIKIISVDSSLVYKNMNIGTSKPNREELIKYPHKLVNIRNTNENYSVANFYYDSLKEIKNAFLQGKIPLLVGGTMFYYKILLNGLIEFPKNKNILLKKFVNLYKMNNNFLYNKLFKIDPISAVKIGKNDVYRLARSLEIFYYTGNLRSNFFSKKKFPYQVIQFALIPKNKNILYNNIRNRLIRMLNLGFEEEVYTLFKKKILKLNFQAMRCIGYSQMWQFINKKITYDEMFNKIIISTRRLAKNQMTWLKSWKNINFLYSNDNKNSLKTIINVLNNYTIIN; this is translated from the coding sequence ATGCATAAAAATTATCCTATAGTTGTTTTTTTAATGGGTTTAACATCTTGTGGAAAGACTTCATTAGCTATGAATATGCAAGATAAAATAAACATAAAAATAATAAGTGTAGATTCTTCTTTAGTTTATAAGAATATGAATATAGGTACATCTAAACCTAATAGAGAAGAATTAATAAAATATCCTCATAAATTAGTAAATATACGAAATACTAATGAAAATTATTCTGTAGCTAATTTTTATTATGATTCTTTGAAAGAAATAAAAAATGCATTTTTGCAAGGTAAAATTCCTTTGTTGGTAGGAGGAACTATGTTTTATTATAAAATTTTATTAAATGGATTAATTGAATTTCCTAAAAATAAAAATATATTATTAAAAAAATTTGTAAATTTATATAAAATGAATAATAATTTTTTATATAATAAGTTATTTAAAATAGATCCTATAAGCGCTGTTAAAATAGGTAAAAATGATGTATATAGATTAGCTAGATCTTTAGAAATTTTTTATTATACTGGAAATTTAAGAAGTAATTTTTTTAGTAAAAAAAAATTTCCATACCAAGTTATACAATTTGCTTTAATTCCTAAAAATAAAAATATTTTATACAATAATATAAGAAATAGATTAATAAGGATGTTAAATTTAGGATTTGAAGAAGAAGTATACACATTGTTTAAAAAAAAAATATTGAAATTAAATTTTCAAGCTATGCGTTGTATAGGTTATTCTCAGATGTGGCAATTTATTAATAAAAAAATTACATATGATGAAATGTTTAATAAAATTATAATTTCTACTAGAAGACTAGCAAAGAATCAAATGACATGGTTAAAATCTTGGAAAAATATTAATTTTTTATATTCAAATGACAACAAAAATTCTTTAAAAACTATAATAAATGTATTAAATAATTATACTATTATAAATTAA